The Nothobranchius furzeri strain GRZ-AD chromosome 8, NfurGRZ-RIMD1, whole genome shotgun sequence genome includes a region encoding these proteins:
- the bend5 gene encoding BEN domain-containing protein 5 isoform X1 has product MYAFVRFFEDDICYALPVSSVEDFRPLHRTDFDHQKVYLVHRTEENGCAGQPCQAQILALADTVEEFEDSITQKKMKIPKMSIKSSGNSIENRFGEERMPLRHKKALSHDHGRPLSNSSKSLAAVVARLERNAANSCMEGEEDLDEDRLAEEGGDADDEDDDVEAAHRRHHHQQQQQHLEMDTDCVSEVAAAVVPRVLYEELVHSYRQQEEEMRRLQQELERTRRQLVQQAKKLKEYGSLLTEVKELRDFNRRLQDVLLMRLGSEPMHDNGTQTIKAEVVEPIVETQEMCREEANTSSSYSPSPRTVYTCNDGKVHLGGGIWVEEEKWHQLQRTQGDSKFTKNLAVMIWGTETLKNRSVTGVATKKKKDALPKPPLSPSKLKIVRECLYDRVSQETADSAEITQRLSKVNKYICEKIMDINKSIKNEERRESKLLIRQTVKMENFTYDGI; this is encoded by the exons ATGTATGCTTTTGTTAGATTCTTTGAAGACGATATATGCTACGCGTTACCCGTTTCAAGTGTCGAAGATTTCAGACCTCTGCACAGAACAGATTTTGATCATCAGAAGGTGTATCTGGTTCACAGAACTGAGGAGAATGGCTGCGCAGGCCAGCCGTGCCAAGCACAGATTCTTGCCCTTGCAG ATACAGTAGAAGAATTTGAAGACAGCATTAcacaaaaaaagatgaaaatTCCCAAGATGTCCATCAAGTCTTCAGGAAACTCTATTGAGAACCGTTTTGGAGAGGAGAGGATGCCACTCAGGCATAAAAAG GCCCTGTCACACGATCATGGACGCCCCCTCTCCAACTCTTCCAAGAGCCTTGCAGCTGTTGTGGCACGACTAGAGAGGAATGCAGCCAACTCCTGTATGGAGGGTGAAGAGGACCTGGATGAGGATCGGCTGGCTGAAGAAGGAGGGGATGCAGATGACGAAGATGACGATGTGGAGGCAGCACATCGGCGACATCATCACCAGCAACAACAGCAACATTTGGAGATGGACACAGATTGCGTGTCGGAGGTAGCCGCCGCTGTTGTTCCTCGAGTTCTGTACGAGGAGCTGGTTCACAGCTACAGGCAACAGGAGGAGGAGATGAGGCGACTGCAGCAGGAGCTGGAGAGAACCCGTAGGCAGCTAGTGCAGCAGGCCAAGAAGCTGAAAGAGTATGGCAGCTTGCTGACAGAAGTCAAAGAACTGAGGGACTTTAACAGGAGACTGCAAGATGTACTTCTCATGAGATTGGGCAGTG AGCCTATGCATGACAATGGCACTCAGACAATCAAGGCTGAAGTGGTTGAACCTATTGTTGAGACCCAGGAAATGTGCAGAGAAGAAGCCAACACAAGCTCCAGCTACTCGCCCTCACCTAGAACAGTGTACACCTGCAACGATGGGAAG GTTCATCTTGGTGGTGGGAtctgggtggaggaagagaaatgGCACCAGCTGCAGAGGACCCAGGGAGACTCCAAGTTCACAAAGAACCTAGCTGTTATGATCTGGGGCACAGAAACTCTTAAAAACCGTAGTGTCACGGGAGTTGCAactaaaaagaagaaagatgcccTGCCCAAACCTCCTTTGTCACCCAGCAAGCTGAAAATCGTCAGAG AGTGTCTCTACGACAGAGTGTCTCAAGAGACGGCCGACAGCGCCGAGATCACGCAGAGATTGTCCAAAGTGAACAAATACATTTGTGAAAAGATAATGGACATCAACAAGTCCATCAAGAATGAGGAGCGGCGAGAGTCCAAGCTGCTTATCAGACAGACAGTCAAGATGGAGAATTTCACCTACGATGGAATATAG
- the bend5 gene encoding BEN domain-containing protein 5 isoform X3 has translation MKIPKMSIKSSGNSIENRFGEERMPLRHKKALSHDHGRPLSNSSKSLAAVVARLERNAANSCMEGEEDLDEDRLAEEGGDADDEDDDVEAAHRRHHHQQQQQHLEMDTDCVSEVAAAVVPRVLYEELVHSYRQQEEEMRRLQQELERTRRQLVQQAKKLKEYGSLLTEVKELRDFNRRLQDVLLMRLGSEPMHDNGTQTIKAEVVEPIVETQEMCREEANTSSSYSPSPRTVYTCNDGKVHLGGGIWVEEEKWHQLQRTQGDSKFTKNLAVMIWGTETLKNRSVTGVATKKKKDALPKPPLSPSKLKIVRECLYDRVSQETADSAEITQRLSKVNKYICEKIMDINKSIKNEERRESKLLIRQTVKMENFTYDGI, from the exons atgaaaatTCCCAAGATGTCCATCAAGTCTTCAGGAAACTCTATTGAGAACCGTTTTGGAGAGGAGAGGATGCCACTCAGGCATAAAAAG GCCCTGTCACACGATCATGGACGCCCCCTCTCCAACTCTTCCAAGAGCCTTGCAGCTGTTGTGGCACGACTAGAGAGGAATGCAGCCAACTCCTGTATGGAGGGTGAAGAGGACCTGGATGAGGATCGGCTGGCTGAAGAAGGAGGGGATGCAGATGACGAAGATGACGATGTGGAGGCAGCACATCGGCGACATCATCACCAGCAACAACAGCAACATTTGGAGATGGACACAGATTGCGTGTCGGAGGTAGCCGCCGCTGTTGTTCCTCGAGTTCTGTACGAGGAGCTGGTTCACAGCTACAGGCAACAGGAGGAGGAGATGAGGCGACTGCAGCAGGAGCTGGAGAGAACCCGTAGGCAGCTAGTGCAGCAGGCCAAGAAGCTGAAAGAGTATGGCAGCTTGCTGACAGAAGTCAAAGAACTGAGGGACTTTAACAGGAGACTGCAAGATGTACTTCTCATGAGATTGGGCAGTG AGCCTATGCATGACAATGGCACTCAGACAATCAAGGCTGAAGTGGTTGAACCTATTGTTGAGACCCAGGAAATGTGCAGAGAAGAAGCCAACACAAGCTCCAGCTACTCGCCCTCACCTAGAACAGTGTACACCTGCAACGATGGGAAG GTTCATCTTGGTGGTGGGAtctgggtggaggaagagaaatgGCACCAGCTGCAGAGGACCCAGGGAGACTCCAAGTTCACAAAGAACCTAGCTGTTATGATCTGGGGCACAGAAACTCTTAAAAACCGTAGTGTCACGGGAGTTGCAactaaaaagaagaaagatgcccTGCCCAAACCTCCTTTGTCACCCAGCAAGCTGAAAATCGTCAGAG AGTGTCTCTACGACAGAGTGTCTCAAGAGACGGCCGACAGCGCCGAGATCACGCAGAGATTGTCCAAAGTGAACAAATACATTTGTGAAAAGATAATGGACATCAACAAGTCCATCAAGAATGAGGAGCGGCGAGAGTCCAAGCTGCTTATCAGACAGACAGTCAAGATGGAGAATTTCACCTACGATGGAATATAG
- the bend5 gene encoding BEN domain-containing protein 5 isoform X2, translating to MLSLEGCHTSSKLGLTQCVVLAVMCPGSEVQCSWFHVTLASRNDCLQHEANDTVEEFEDSITQKKMKIPKMSIKSSGNSIENRFGEERMPLRHKKALSHDHGRPLSNSSKSLAAVVARLERNAANSCMEGEEDLDEDRLAEEGGDADDEDDDVEAAHRRHHHQQQQQHLEMDTDCVSEVAAAVVPRVLYEELVHSYRQQEEEMRRLQQELERTRRQLVQQAKKLKEYGSLLTEVKELRDFNRRLQDVLLMRLGSEPMHDNGTQTIKAEVVEPIVETQEMCREEANTSSSYSPSPRTVYTCNDGKVHLGGGIWVEEEKWHQLQRTQGDSKFTKNLAVMIWGTETLKNRSVTGVATKKKKDALPKPPLSPSKLKIVRECLYDRVSQETADSAEITQRLSKVNKYICEKIMDINKSIKNEERRESKLLIRQTVKMENFTYDGI from the exons ATGCTAAGTTTAGAAGGCTGTCATACTTCGTCAAAGCTGGGTTTAACGCAGTGTGTTGTGCTGGCGGTTATGTGTCCTGGCTCTGAAGTGCAGTGTTCGTGGTTTCATGTAACGCTTGCGAGTCGCAACGATTGTTTACAACATGAAGCTAACG ATACAGTAGAAGAATTTGAAGACAGCATTAcacaaaaaaagatgaaaatTCCCAAGATGTCCATCAAGTCTTCAGGAAACTCTATTGAGAACCGTTTTGGAGAGGAGAGGATGCCACTCAGGCATAAAAAG GCCCTGTCACACGATCATGGACGCCCCCTCTCCAACTCTTCCAAGAGCCTTGCAGCTGTTGTGGCACGACTAGAGAGGAATGCAGCCAACTCCTGTATGGAGGGTGAAGAGGACCTGGATGAGGATCGGCTGGCTGAAGAAGGAGGGGATGCAGATGACGAAGATGACGATGTGGAGGCAGCACATCGGCGACATCATCACCAGCAACAACAGCAACATTTGGAGATGGACACAGATTGCGTGTCGGAGGTAGCCGCCGCTGTTGTTCCTCGAGTTCTGTACGAGGAGCTGGTTCACAGCTACAGGCAACAGGAGGAGGAGATGAGGCGACTGCAGCAGGAGCTGGAGAGAACCCGTAGGCAGCTAGTGCAGCAGGCCAAGAAGCTGAAAGAGTATGGCAGCTTGCTGACAGAAGTCAAAGAACTGAGGGACTTTAACAGGAGACTGCAAGATGTACTTCTCATGAGATTGGGCAGTG AGCCTATGCATGACAATGGCACTCAGACAATCAAGGCTGAAGTGGTTGAACCTATTGTTGAGACCCAGGAAATGTGCAGAGAAGAAGCCAACACAAGCTCCAGCTACTCGCCCTCACCTAGAACAGTGTACACCTGCAACGATGGGAAG GTTCATCTTGGTGGTGGGAtctgggtggaggaagagaaatgGCACCAGCTGCAGAGGACCCAGGGAGACTCCAAGTTCACAAAGAACCTAGCTGTTATGATCTGGGGCACAGAAACTCTTAAAAACCGTAGTGTCACGGGAGTTGCAactaaaaagaagaaagatgcccTGCCCAAACCTCCTTTGTCACCCAGCAAGCTGAAAATCGTCAGAG AGTGTCTCTACGACAGAGTGTCTCAAGAGACGGCCGACAGCGCCGAGATCACGCAGAGATTGTCCAAAGTGAACAAATACATTTGTGAAAAGATAATGGACATCAACAAGTCCATCAAGAATGAGGAGCGGCGAGAGTCCAAGCTGCTTATCAGACAGACAGTCAAGATGGAGAATTTCACCTACGATGGAATATAG